The following is a genomic window from Onychomys torridus chromosome 13, mOncTor1.1, whole genome shotgun sequence.
CCAAGAGTTAGATGTATGCAAACATAATCAGATAGGCACCAACACAAATAAACATGGTATACCCCTACATGTATAAAACTCATATATTTTCcttgaaatttcttttctcacagaaaaatattttgtattatgtatttctacacacacacacacacacacacacacacacacacacacacagacacactcaagacagggtttctctggtagttttgatgcctgtcctggatctcactctgtagaccaggctggccttgaactcacagagatccgcctgcctctgcctcccaagtgctggggttaaaggtgtgcaccaccaccacccaacgtCTTCACATATTAGTATATAATTCATAGGATTTCTTTTAAAGtggttcactcattcattcattcattcatttgagaGACTTGCTGTTTTGCCTTCGCTGGgttagaacttgctgtgtaatcAGCCAGCACTGGTGTTGAGCTTGctgtcctgcctctcctcctgagtgctgagttaaTAATGAGGTCACTATACCTGTGTAAACATCCTGTATAAACATCCTTCCGGTTTAAATGCTCCATATTGAGTATGGTTGTATGAGTATGTATGAGTGTGAATAGGCCatggtttcttttaaaagatttttttttttggaagctgaggatcgaacccagggccttctgcttgctaggcaagcactctacctctgtgctaaatccccaaccctaaaggaattttttaaaagaacttgttttatgtgtatgggtgttttgcttgcatgtatgtctgtgtatcccATGTGTcgtctggtgcccttggaggcatGAAGAGGGTGatgggtccctggaactggagttatagactgttgtgagtcaccatgtgaatgcctggagttgaacctgggtcctctggaggagcaacaagtgatcttaaccactgagccatctctccggctctCTCTAgtgtttgctgttttttttttttttaaatcatttggtaagaaaaaatgcaaatatatttagagaagtagaaaataaaactgaaagttctttttttctaaacGTAAATGCTGTCACTAGTTTAATTCCTAGATTTTAATTATGCTAGCCACTGTTACATATGTAGATGACTTATACTGTTGGTTCTTGCTCTCTTAGATCTAAACGGTTTATAGTCACTGATCAAatagttcattcattcataaatgaCTAGTAGGTATTTTTTTGTGGTAATCTTTATAGTTGTTGTGTTAGTCATTGATCTGTACTTAATTGGTTTATTCTTATATTATATGATtcctcttacatttttttaaacttttaacattttatgtgtcttggtattttgcctgcttatATGTTTGTGCTGTAACTGTGttactgtggaagccagaaaaaggcATTTAGCTTTCCTGGGCCTAGAGTTCTAGAACATTGTGAGCTATCTACCACatatgtgggagctgggactcaaacctgggtcttaTGGAAGAGTgtctagtgctcttaaccccttAGCCATTTATCTACCCCAAAGATTTTCCTcctaaaaaagacaaaattagcTAGGTGGTCgtagtgcattcctttaatcccagcactccggaggcagaggcaggtggatctctgtgagtttgaagccagcctggtctatagagctagttccagacaaccagggctacacaccgagaaactctgtcttgaaaaacagagagaaagagagagagggagatagatagagatagctTATGcttattttgcttctgtttcatACTGAGCCTTATCTTTTATATTCATTTCTGTTACATGAGTATTTATAACATCTGGAATCTGTAATATTTAGCATATGTATAGGTATTTTGTCTGTGAACACTAGTTCACTCTGAAATTTAGCTAGCAGCTAGGTTATGTGAATATTTGTTGATAGATACACTCTCATGAACCTGCTATTTAATGAGAACCTGCTATTTACATAGAACAATCTCTCCTTCCTGTCATCACATAGCTCTCTGTAGTTCATCTGAGTTTTTCTGATTAGTGGATCTGAATGTGTGAAGTGTTCGTAACAAAGCTTTAGTAAGCTTTAATAATAAAGAACGCCATTTTTCCTGTTGCTGATGTTCGTAGGAAGAAGGTATGGCAGGTGTCATTTTTAACCTGCTAGTTGTTTGAATGCCCTCTGTTGGAAGAAGCTTCTGTTTAagtcatagtgtgtgtgtgaaggtctgtGGTGGACATGCAGATGTGGGAAAGGACAGGCTAACTTGTGGTCACTTGTCCCCTTGCTTCCCCCAGCTCTCGTGCTCACTCGCCCATGATCGCCGTGGGAAGTGATGACAGCAGCCCCAATGCAATGGCCAAGGTGCAGATATTCGAGTACAATGAGAACACCAGGTCAGTGCTGCTCTGTTCAGCACCGCGGTTGCTTTTAcattattcttcctttattctttgcCTGCATTGTACATCCTTCGTGGTGTGGTCACTGATTTCCCGTGATATATCAAGTTCTGTGCTATGCTTTCCTGGGTGggtttggtcttttgttttttgctttttaaaaaaagattttattttctgagtgctttgcctacatatatgtctgtgtaccatgtggaTGCCCGGTCATTGGCTCCTCCAGCACTGTAGTTGTGGATGGTTGGGGAccccatgtggtgctgggaatagagctCAGGTTCCCTGCAGGAGCAGCAGTGCGccaagctgctgagccatctctccagccccattgtttttccctttttgagacagtctcgtGTCACCCTAGTTAGTCTTGAACAAGTTCAattgatcttcctgtttcagccttctgagtagctgaTACCTAAGGCATGTGCTCTGTTTGCCAATAAGTATGGTGGAAGAGAAGGTAACTAACTGGTAGCTCAGTATATATATCATCTTgtagaggaaatggaaaataatacTAAGAACTAAAAGATTCAGGAGTTTGAAGAGTTTTCTACCTGAGGAACCTGGTCCGAGGATTAGGTTAGTGATGTTCACTTAGAGGAGGACCAGTAGGGTGAGGATCAGTTAGCTTAGATGGAGGGCAGACGCCTTCTGTGGGAAGGAGATGGTAACTGGTGAGACCTGGGAACAAGACACAGTCACCACCGCGGTAAATGGAGTGCGATGGATAAGCACGACTCAagagcctgtgccaccactgtaaTGTCACCTTACTGGCCAGTGAGTGCAGGCTTAACTCTTCCACAGATGTGACACATCTGTTAGAAGGAGCATCAGTGGATTCAGGGTGAGTGACGATGCTGTCCCAGTGGTCCAGTTGGGCGATGGTAGTGGGTTTGGCATAAAgtaaggacagaaaggaggaagatAGCAGGATAATCCAGGTCTGTACATTTACATAGGTGATAAGAAGTCTGAATATAAGAAGCCGTTAAAAAGCTTTGATATTAGCATTGTTTTACAATTGAGCAGACCAACAACCTGTGATCAAGTCCAAGGTCAAATATCAAGAGTCAGGACAAGTTAGACAACCTATGCCTCCCTGTGTTCTGACAGTCTCACATATGGCAGGCCTTATATGTGCTGTGATTCTCctgttctcctgcctctcccAAATACCATGTGTGTACCTCCACCAAGGCCTATCAGGTGCCCTCTTcctcttaaaaaaatcaagtggaCTTGATCACTGAGGCTGACATGTTGCTACTCTATCAACTGCtttgataatttttattgaaatctgatttttctcagttaaggaagaaaattcttatttttgaGTATTTCATAAGTATCAGTAGGAATATTAAGTGCTGAAGAAAACAACATGAATATGGCCTTTGTGCTGGctcacactcctttaatctcagcactatagggaggtagaggcaggcggatctctgagttgggggggaggccaacctggtctacatagtgagtgccaggacagccagggctatgcagacagtgtctcaaaaaacaaaaacatgaatacAGTAGCTATAGTACAATACTGTAGCTATTACCatgtaacacttttttttttttttttttttttttggtttttcgagacaatgtttctctgtgtacttttgtgcctttcctggcactcgctttgtagaccaggctggcctcgaactcacagagatccacctgcctctgcctcccgagtgctaacaTTTTCtatatgtaatattttctctgtgtaagcATAGTAACTTTTGATAGAACTAGGTAGAGtactgagtagtacttcattacTGAGCCTTCATTTTGAGAGTGTTCTGTAGGTGGGGCAGGGGCACAGCATAGAGAGGTGTTCTCCAGGCTGCTGAGACCACACAGAGGCAAGAATGGGGTGAGATGGCTGAAGTGATTGTATGGGGTGAGGAAAGTTGAGATGAACTCTTTGAGTAGGTATTCCGGAGAGTGAAGAGACAGTCGAGAATGTGATGGGGAGGCAGGCCGGGGGACTCGCTGCCCTCTTTTCTTACCCTCAGGGTTGGTTGGCTTTAGATATGTCCGTGCTGTTGAAGACCTTAAGAAGAACCTAAACTCTGACGTGCTTTCCCccctttaaaattttgtttgttgagacacaATCTTACGTAGCCCTAGCTGCTCTGACcctgctgtgtagatcaggctggcctgaaaccctGGGAATCCTCTGGAATACTGGGGTTCAGGTTGTGTCCCACCATGCCCGACTCCATTTTCATCTTAGTCTCTGTTCACTGATACAGAACAGAATGTGAGGGTAAGATACTGCAGTCGCCTTTTGTTTCTTGCTCATGCTTGGCAGGTTCTCTGCTGTTAGGTCCTTGGCTTTctgggacagggtcttgctgtgtaattCCGGCAGGCCTTGGCTTGCACTCATGATCTCCCTGCTTGGAttaggtgtataccaccatacccaggtTGGTCACTACTTAAACATGCCAGTTCTTGTTGCTAtcaactttctttttaatttatattcattcaggactttatttttaactttttttttttttgggatacagtttcttttttctgtgtagttttggacaCTGACACTGTCTTGgaactttgtagcccaggctggccttgaactcacagagatccgcctgcttctgcctcccaagggctgggattaaaggcgtgcgcaaccactcacttggtagcccaggctggctctgccttttgagtgctgggattaaaggtgtgcaccactaccgcccggcttcttATGTACTTCttaagtgctgaggttacaggtgtataccatcaTGCCAACtaactccttccctccctttctccctcccttcctccttctttctggtTTGAGATTGTGTGTGGCCTTggttggccaggaactcactatgtagatcagggaGTTCTACCTACTGAGtgttgttgggattaaaggcatgaatcatcATGCCTAGCCCTTatttccctccccccctccccatttccctgtgtagttttggtgcctgtcctggaacttgctctgtagaccaggctgacctcgacctcatagagatctgcctggctctgcctcctgaatgctgggattaaaggtgtgtaccaccactacaaATTACTAGTCTAGAGATTAAAATTTAAGGTATAGTTTCTACTTAATATATAAGTGTAGCTTCTGAGGAATAGAACAAATAGTTTGTATATGTTGAGCTCCTGTACAGTGTTAGATTATTTTGACATAAGTGTCTAGAtgtatgcattcatatatatatccTACACTCCCTAATCATtcggcaccaccactgcctggcatgccCTTTGCCTtgacttaaacaaacaaacagaaaaccactAGTAAACCCAGATTTTATTCTAGCTTAGTTTTGATTAAGTATTTTAAGATACACTTACATTGTAACACTGGGCCTTATAATGGTTCTTGGGCTAGCCCAACAGAAAGTTTTTCACCTACAGGTCTGGAGGCCAGAGATCTAAAATCAAATGTTGGCTTGGCTGTGCTTCTTGAAATCTTCTTGGCTCTTCTAGTTTTCATCGCCAGGCGCTCCTGGGCTTACGGCCGCATGACTTCGGGCTTCTTCACTGCTTTGTCTTTTCTAAGTCAGTCCTGCCCTAGTGACAGTGAATAAGAAcagatacatacatttttttctcttggaatAACGTCATATTTATAGGCTCCAGTTTGGGCTTAGGAGTTAGTTTATCATCGGGGGTCCACTATTCAGTGTCTTCCAAAGGCAAGTGCTTCCTGTGagcagaatgaaaaaaattaacatatattGATGAAGTTGttagaaaagttttatttcactgggcggtggtggcgcacgcctttaattccagcactcgggaggcagaggcaggcgggtctctgtgagttcgaggccagccagggctaccaagtgagttccaggaaaggcgcaaagctacacagagaaaccctgtctcaaacgccccccccccccaaaaaaagttttatttatttattttaagaacagggtctctgtatgtagccccagctggcctcaaattcagcgAAGATTCTCTTGCCTTCAGAGTGCGgaagtgccaccaagcctggctcaggttgtttttattttaaagatttgtttttatttatatgtagatGTATACGTGAGTTTATGcctcatgtgtgcaggtgcctacaTAGGCCTGAGGAGAACATTTGTATCTCccgaagctggagttataggcagtggtgagccacctgatgtaggtgttGAAAATCCAGCTGTGGCccaggaagaacagcaaatgctcttaactatgaagccatctctccatcttatttccaaaatttctaattaatttttctcTGAATTAGGAAATATGCAAAAGCGGAAACCCTTATGACCGTCACAGATCCTGTTCATGATATTGCATTTGCTCCAAATTTGGGAAGATCTTTTCATATCCTGGCAATAGCAACCAAAGATGTAAGAATTTTCACATTAAAACCTGTAAGGTGAGTTGTAGAAAAATCAGGAATTTGAAAGTGCACCTTCCTTTTGAGGATAGTAGTGGGACAGGGCTGAGTATTGCATCCTATTGTGAATATTTGATGTGACTTTTGTAGTGAGGATTTCATTTGTTTGAGgtcctttctggcttctgtacGTCCTGTGCGCTACTCGGTCTATTGGAATCTGGACCTTGTTTTGGGGGACTAATGTGCTTAATTGTTTCTTCCAAAAAAAAGTCACTGAGCACCATCTGTGGGGTGAAATAAGTCCAGGTGGTGGAGGATCCTCATGGAAGTGGCACTTTCAGGGCCACAGGGCTGAGTGTTGGTGGGGGACATAGGTGCGCATGTTAGGGGAAAATACGGGAagcatatttatttgtatttcttacttaaaatgtgtgtttatgtgtgagagtgtgtgtatacacacatttttcttgaaaactttgttaatcttttttttagGAAAGAACTTACTTCTTCTGGTGGTCCCACAAAATTTGAAATCCACATTGTGGCTCAGTTTGATAATCATAATTCTCAGGTCTGGAGGGTGAGTTGGAACATAACAGGAACAGTACTCGCATCCTCAGGTGATGACGGCTGTGTGAGGTTGTGGAAAGGTAAGGTTTTTAGTGGAGGAGTAGTAGTTACTTCTATTTACTTTTCACTTAGAAGTGTAAACTCTGAAATacataaacattatatatatatgtatgtatatacatatatatatacatacacacacacacacaaacacacacacacacacacatatatgataaggtttctgtgtgtatccctggctgtcctagaactcactactgaaatacatttttaaaaattgtctttaatattgtctaaaaataataatcttattTGTACTGTTTTGAAATATCAGATTACCTAGTTTGTAGAAGTTAATGGCcaattgaaatgttttatttctgtgtggaAGAAGTTCCGTTTTAAAACTAACTAGAATATTCAGCCTCTCCAGCAAAAGCTAACTTGTGTAACTGACCCCAGCAGAGGCTGGTGGTCTTCGATAAAAGTGTTGGCCTTaaatgagtttgaatccccagaactcacctAACAACAGGCACATAGCTCAGGTGTGCTCCTTTAgggacctgggaggcagagagaggagagtccTAAGTTCAGGGGTCCGTACCCTGGTAAGTGCAGCACATGGAAGAACAGCAGTGCCTCTTTGTAAACTAATTAGCAGATGAGGGCTGACAGCTGAAGCTGACCTCTGCAAGAGTGCTGCCGCACTCCTGTACCCGAATtcatcctccccccccctctttctctctctctctctctctctctctctctctctctctctctctctctctcacacacacacacacacacacacacacacacacacacacacacactacccagctgaccttcctcctccgcCGTCGTCCCTAAAGCCTCTCTCCCTTACCCTCTCAGTCAGATCTCCTCAAACTCTGCGCccctcccttctgcttcctgtgtatcTCTGTCCGTCCTCTTGGCTCCCTCTCACTCCCTCTGCTTTTTTCTTGATAGTCATAGGTTCACTTCCTGGCAACTggtgcttgctctgcctcttgacctgtgcttgactttatttaatcctgttgaCAATATTAGCAGAAAGCCTTTGGGTTAAAgctgtgtgctagggctgagccacaccacaactagaaacaggtcTTTCCATAGATAATGCAACCTCAGGGTTCACAGTATGAGCAGATGTAACAGTGCAGTACATGTATTATGAATAGATATTAATCATATTAATGTATTcggttattttttctttcagctaATTACATGGACAACTGGAAGTGTACTGGTATTTTGAAAGGTAACGGGAGCCCAGTAAATGGGAGTTCTCAGCTGGGAAGCTCAAATCCTTCACTAAGCTCAAATATTCCAAATcttcaaaactcattaaatggATCTTCTGCTGGCAGGTAGGCTCTTGTGTGGGAAAGAACCCCACCCCTGGGCAcactgtattttatgtgtatggctgttttgcctcttcgtatatctgtgcaccacattgtGCAGtgtttgtggaagccagaagagtcaggaactggaactggagttacggatgtacgtgagccttcatgtgggtgctggggatcaaacctgggtcctctgcaagagcagccaatgcttttaattgctgagccacctctcatgATAGTCACACTAAAAGGTGACTTTTAGGGTGGAATAAAGTAATTCACCAATAATTGTGACACCCTTGGTCTGTATTTAATGGCTTTCTTAGTATAGTTTGTACAATAGTTTGTACTATCACTAAGCTATATTCTGAAATTCAGTGGTCAGTAAAAATATTAATTGCTTTGTTCGTGATTCTGTGTTCTTTTCTGTagcagggaggggaagagaagatgtGGTTTAATAGGGTTGACTCTTAGATAAATAGCCTTTTTTTTTAGTGCTTGTGGGGGCTTTGCATCAGGTCACACTGACATTATATAAAGGACACAACCACAGCTTTATGAGAACAGAGAGTGAAACGATTGTCTTGTACTTGTTGTTGAGGAAATGATAAAATTTAAGGTTTTAACATTCAGACTATTCTGCATACATTTAAAGCAAAATTTGACATAGTCACTTTCATAGTCaaatttcaaatatgtaaatttgtgatataaatttattttaatatgccTTTGGGCATAATTTGGAATACAGTTTAGAAAACTTCAGAATCTACCCCTAACTGGTCTGTGGTTATCCTGTTGACatcctaaacaacaacaaaaaaattacgTTTTAATTTTCCCAATTGTTttgatactattttttttttttttttttgagctgaggattgaacccagggccttgtgcttgctaggcaagcgctctaccgctgagctaaatcccctacccactattgtattttttataaagaaattttcCTATTTGGTTTTGAGCTTTCAAGTATTTGCAACTACAGAAACAGTTTCCAGTTAACATAAAGGAGAGCAGATTATTTTCGAAGGAGAGCATATAGAGTTGATTTTCAAAATCTGGATTTAGGCTACAGCTTTTGTACTggttattttcttctgtaaataGCTTTGATGGTTTGATCTGTTTTCTGATTGTGCCAATAACCATCTGTGTTGGATCTGTGATGcattttcccttttccatttGTATTATGTCCTTTGACAGAAAGCACAGCTGAGCACAGCTAGCTGGAGTAACTTTGCTGTTTGCCTGCTTGTTGCATGCACACAGGAATGGAGACCGggctccttcccccttccccagcGCCGTTTGATCTCTCCCAAGATGCACCAGCAGCCTGCTCACTTCTAAACACAGTCCAAAAGGCCTTTAAAATTACAGCATATATGATTTTTTGTACTAGTCAGTTTGCTGACATTATAAATGGAAAGGCTTTTTGTTGAGACA
Proteins encoded in this region:
- the Seh1l gene encoding nucleoporin SEH1 isoform X3; protein product: MFVARSIAADHKDLIHDVSFDFHGRRMATCSSDQSVKVWDKSESGDWHCTASWKTHSGSVWRVTWAHPEFGQVLASCSFDRTAAVWEEIVGESNDKLRGQSHWVKRTTLVDSRTSVTDVKFAPKHMGLMLATCSADGIVRIYEAPDVMNLSQWSLQHEISCKLSCSCISWNPSSSRAHSPMIAVGSDDSSPNAMAKVQIFEYNENTRKYAKAETLMTVTDPVHDIAFAPNLGRSFHILAIATKDVRIFTLKPVRKELTSSGGPTKFEIHIVAQFDNHNSQVWRVSWNITGTVLASSGDDGCVRLWKANYMDNWKCTGILKGNGSPVNGSSQLGSSNPSLSSNIPNLQNSLNGSSAGRKHS